In one Microcoleus sp. bin38.metabat.b11b12b14.051 genomic region, the following are encoded:
- the purL gene encoding phosphoribosylformylglycinamidine synthase subunit PurL, with the protein MSNLPFSPEEIAAERLKPEEYEEIVQRLGRHPNKAELGMFGVMWSEHCCYKNSRPLLKQFPTEGDRILVGPGENAGVVDLGDGLQLAFKIESHNHPSAVEPFQGAATGVGGILRDIFTMGARPIALLNSLRFGNLDDSKTQRLFKGVVSGISHYGNCIGVPTVGGEVYFDPAYSENPLVNVMALGLMETQEIVKSGAAGIGNPVLYVGSTTGRDGMGGASFASAELTEKSMDDRPAVQVGDPFLEKSLIEACLEAFKTGAVVAAQDMGAAGITCSTSEMAAKGGVGIEFDLDKVPVRESGMVPYEYLLSESQERMLFVAHKGREQELIDIFHRWGLHAVVAGTVIAEPIVRILFKGEIAAEITATALADNTPIYHRELLTEPPEYARKAWEWTAAQLPECTAAGIEVQGNLQTWNQILLTLLDTPSIASKRWVYRQYDHQVQNNTVLLPGGADAAVVRLRSVETSQSSLAKGLEEPPQPPLAKGGLQREDAVGQASASKQEEDVIPLFSKGQGRKLPEISPPLSKGGPGGVIPGVAATVDCNSRYVYLDPYEGAKAVVAEAARNLSCVGAEPLAVTDNLNFGSPEKPVGYWQLASACRGIADACRELGTPVTGGNVSLYNETVDADGNPQPIYPTPVIGMVGLIPDLTKICGQAWEKQGDLIYLLGIGESSENSDVQTSPTLGGSEYLAAVHGTIAGKPPIIDFNLEREVQKACRDGIRSGWVRSAHDCAEGGIAIALAESCISAKLGATVHLYPNSQRSQRWDELLFGEMGNCILVSVSPANEAVWTSYLQEHLAGKWQKIGLVGNTKSCLRVFTTDNLPLIEVNIAELGDRYYNAIERRIASV; encoded by the coding sequence ATGTCAAACCTTCCCTTTTCTCCCGAAGAAATTGCCGCCGAAAGACTCAAACCCGAAGAATATGAAGAAATCGTTCAGCGTCTGGGCCGCCATCCTAATAAGGCTGAATTGGGAATGTTCGGCGTTATGTGGAGCGAACACTGCTGCTACAAGAATTCGCGGCCGCTATTAAAACAGTTTCCCACAGAGGGCGATCGCATTCTGGTCGGGCCTGGAGAAAATGCTGGTGTCGTAGATTTGGGAGATGGCTTACAACTTGCTTTCAAAATTGAATCCCACAATCACCCGTCAGCAGTCGAACCTTTCCAAGGCGCAGCAACTGGTGTTGGTGGGATTCTCCGCGATATCTTTACTATGGGTGCTCGCCCGATCGCACTTTTGAATTCTCTGCGTTTCGGCAATTTAGATGATAGCAAAACTCAGAGATTATTTAAAGGTGTAGTTTCGGGAATTAGTCACTACGGAAATTGTATCGGTGTTCCCACAGTTGGCGGCGAAGTTTACTTCGATCCTGCTTATTCTGAAAACCCGTTAGTTAATGTCATGGCTTTGGGTTTGATGGAAACTCAAGAAATCGTTAAATCGGGCGCAGCGGGAATCGGAAATCCCGTGCTTTATGTCGGTTCTACTACTGGTCGAGATGGCATGGGAGGCGCAAGTTTTGCTAGTGCAGAATTGACTGAGAAATCGATGGACGATCGCCCTGCGGTGCAAGTAGGAGATCCATTCCTCGAAAAATCCTTAATTGAAGCTTGTTTGGAAGCATTCAAAACTGGCGCAGTTGTCGCCGCCCAAGATATGGGTGCGGCGGGAATTACCTGTTCGACATCGGAAATGGCAGCTAAAGGTGGCGTTGGAATTGAATTTGATTTAGATAAAGTTCCGGTTCGAGAAAGTGGTATGGTTCCCTACGAATACCTGCTTTCGGAATCTCAAGAACGGATGCTTTTTGTGGCCCACAAAGGACGGGAACAGGAATTAATTGATATTTTTCATCGCTGGGGATTGCACGCTGTAGTCGCGGGGACAGTCATCGCAGAGCCGATCGTCCGAATTCTCTTTAAAGGTGAAATCGCTGCGGAAATTACGGCGACGGCTTTGGCTGATAATACGCCAATTTATCACCGCGAATTGTTGACAGAACCGCCAGAATATGCTAGGAAAGCCTGGGAATGGACGGCGGCTCAGTTGCCGGAATGCACCGCAGCCGGTATCGAAGTTCAAGGTAATTTGCAGACTTGGAATCAGATTTTGCTGACTCTGTTAGATACTCCTAGCATCGCTTCTAAACGCTGGGTTTATCGCCAATATGACCATCAAGTGCAGAACAATACTGTGCTGTTACCAGGTGGCGCGGATGCTGCTGTTGTTAGATTGCGATCGGTCGAAACTTCCCAATCTTCCCTTGCTAAAGGGTTAGAAGAACCCCCCCAACCCCCCCTTGCTAAGGGGGGGCTACAGAGAGAAGATGCTGTTGGTCAAGCTTCTGCAAGCAAACAGGAAGAAGATGTAATTCCTCTATTTTCAAAGGGACAAGGTAGAAAACTTCCCGAAATTTCTCCCCCCCTTAGCAAGGGGGGGCCAGGGGGGGTTATTCCCGGAGTTGCTGCAACGGTTGATTGCAATTCTCGCTATGTTTATCTTGACCCCTATGAAGGTGCAAAGGCGGTAGTGGCGGAAGCGGCGAGAAATTTGAGTTGTGTTGGTGCTGAACCTCTTGCTGTTACTGATAATCTCAATTTTGGTAGTCCTGAAAAGCCTGTGGGATATTGGCAGTTAGCATCGGCTTGTCGGGGAATTGCTGATGCTTGTCGCGAGTTGGGAACTCCAGTAACTGGCGGTAATGTTTCTCTTTACAATGAAACGGTTGATGCTGACGGAAATCCTCAACCAATTTATCCGACTCCGGTAATCGGAATGGTGGGGTTGATTCCGGATTTGACGAAGATTTGTGGCCAAGCTTGGGAAAAACAGGGAGATTTAATTTATCTGTTGGGAATTGGCGAATCATCGGAAAATTCTGATGTGCAAACTTCTCCGACTCTAGGCGGTTCGGAATATTTGGCTGCTGTTCACGGTACGATCGCGGGTAAGCCTCCAATTATTGATTTCAATCTAGAAAGAGAAGTGCAAAAAGCTTGTCGGGATGGCATTCGCAGCGGTTGGGTACGCTCTGCCCACGATTGCGCCGAGGGCGGAATTGCGATCGCCCTGGCGGAATCCTGCATTTCTGCTAAACTGGGTGCCACAGTCCACCTGTACCCAAACTCGCAGCGGTCTCAGCGTTGGGATGAACTGTTGTTTGGCGAAATGGGTAACTGCATTTTAGTTTCGGTGAGTCCAGCCAACGAGGCTGTTTGGACATCCTATTTGCAGGAGCATTTAGCCGGGAAGTGGCAGAAAATCGGCTTGGTTGGTAATACTAAATCGTGTTTGCGGGTTTTTACTACCGATAATCTGCCGTTAATTGAGGTTAATATCGCAGAACTGGGCGATCGATACTACAATGCGATCGAACGCCGCATAGCTTCAGTCTGA
- the purF gene encoding amidophosphoribosyltransferase: MIPNHSFEADEHSSKPDKPEEACGVFGIYAPGEDVAKLTYFGLYALQHRGQESAGIATFDGETVHLHKDMGLVSQVFNESSLGHLPGNLAVGHTRYSTTGSSRVVNAQPVVVPTRLGSLALAHNGNLVNTKELREELMSRNCEFVSTTDSEAIAVAIGWEVDHGKDWLEAAISAFAMCQGAFSLTIATPKGVMGVRDPHGVRPLVIGTLPTTPVRYVLASETCGLDIIGAEFLRDVEPGELVWITEEGMASFHWSQQQKRKLCIFEMIYFARPDSIMEGENLYTYRLRLGRMLAAESPIDADIVIGVPDSGIPAAIGFSQASGIPYAEGLIKNRYVGRTFIQPTQTMRESGIRMKLNPLKDVLEGKRVIIIDDSIVRGTTSRKIVKALRDAGATEVHMRISSPPVTHPCFYGIDTDNQDQLIAATKSVAEIGIQIGTDSLAFLSREGMLTATNEDTKTFCSACFTGDYPIEIPAVVKREKLILEKATT, from the coding sequence ATGATTCCCAACCATTCCTTCGAGGCTGACGAGCATTCTAGCAAACCCGACAAGCCCGAGGAAGCTTGTGGCGTTTTTGGTATCTACGCACCGGGTGAAGATGTCGCCAAGTTGACCTACTTCGGTTTGTACGCGTTGCAGCACCGGGGTCAGGAATCAGCCGGAATTGCTACTTTTGACGGTGAAACAGTCCACCTGCACAAGGATATGGGACTGGTTTCACAAGTCTTTAACGAATCGAGTTTAGGTCATTTGCCAGGTAATTTAGCCGTAGGCCACACTCGCTACTCTACTACGGGTTCGTCGCGCGTTGTCAACGCTCAACCAGTGGTCGTTCCAACCCGTTTGGGAAGTCTAGCATTAGCACATAACGGAAATCTTGTCAATACCAAAGAATTGCGGGAAGAATTGATGTCTCGCAATTGCGAGTTTGTCAGCACGACGGATTCAGAGGCGATCGCAGTGGCGATCGGTTGGGAAGTAGACCATGGGAAAGACTGGTTAGAAGCTGCGATCAGTGCCTTTGCTATGTGCCAAGGAGCCTTTAGTTTGACGATCGCCACTCCAAAAGGCGTTATGGGAGTCCGCGACCCCCACGGCGTCCGCCCGCTGGTAATTGGCACTCTCCCCACAACTCCGGTACGATACGTTTTAGCATCCGAAACTTGCGGCTTAGATATTATCGGGGCAGAATTTTTGCGGGATGTAGAACCGGGAGAATTAGTTTGGATTACAGAAGAAGGTATGGCTTCCTTCCACTGGAGTCAGCAGCAGAAGCGCAAACTTTGTATCTTTGAAATGATCTATTTTGCTCGACCCGACAGCATTATGGAAGGTGAAAATTTATATACCTACCGACTGCGACTCGGGCGGATGTTGGCCGCCGAATCTCCCATTGATGCTGATATAGTCATCGGCGTTCCCGATTCTGGCATCCCAGCGGCGATCGGCTTTTCTCAAGCTTCCGGCATTCCCTACGCCGAAGGATTGATTAAAAATCGCTACGTTGGACGCACTTTTATTCAACCGACTCAGACAATGCGCGAGTCAGGAATCCGCATGAAACTCAACCCTCTCAAAGATGTGTTGGAAGGAAAGCGGGTAATTATTATCGACGATTCCATCGTGCGCGGGACTACCAGCCGCAAAATTGTCAAAGCCTTGCGGGATGCGGGTGCTACCGAAGTTCACATGAGAATTTCCTCGCCGCCGGTGACTCACCCTTGTTTCTACGGTATCGACACCGACAATCAAGATCAGTTAATTGCTGCTACTAAGTCAGTCGCCGAAATTGGCATTCAAATTGGGACTGATTCCTTGGCTTTCTTGAGCCGGGAAGGAATGCTGACAGCCACGAATGAAGACACGAAAACTTTTTGTTCGGCCTGTTTTACCGGCGATTATCCGATCGAGATTCCCGCAGTCGTCAAACGGGAGAAGCTCATCTTAGAAAAGGCTACAACCTAG
- a CDS encoding DUF3474 domain-containing protein, which produces MQSNTVINPPSDKGSSSRTKELPFTLADVKAAIPAHCFEPSAWRSLAYFFLDLGIIAGLYAIAYSLDSWLFYPIFWFMQGTMFWALFVVGHDCGHGSFSKSKWLNNLIGHLSHAPILVPFHGWRISHRTHHANTGSLDNDESWYPVSESKYNEMTWYEKLGRFYLLLFAYPIYLFKRSPDRVGSHFMPGSPIFRPSEKADVLTSSASLVLMVAFLGALTYQFGWLFLLKFYLVPYVVFVIWLDLVTFLHHTESDIPWYRGDDWYFLKGALSTIDRDYGIINSIHHDIGTHVAHHIFLTMPHYHLKEATEAIKPLLGDYYRKSTDPIWKSFIRSYWDCHFVSDTGSGVYYESRNTRKSAEAK; this is translated from the coding sequence GTGCAATCAAACACTGTTATCAATCCGCCGAGCGATAAAGGCTCATCATCTCGTACAAAAGAGTTACCTTTTACTCTTGCTGATGTCAAAGCAGCCATTCCAGCCCATTGTTTTGAACCCTCGGCTTGGAGATCTCTAGCTTATTTCTTTTTGGATTTAGGGATTATCGCAGGCTTATATGCGATCGCCTACAGCCTCGATTCCTGGTTATTTTATCCAATCTTCTGGTTCATGCAAGGAACCATGTTTTGGGCATTGTTTGTAGTCGGCCACGACTGCGGGCACGGTTCATTTTCTAAGAGCAAATGGCTCAACAACCTGATCGGACACCTCTCTCACGCACCAATTCTCGTACCATTCCACGGTTGGCGGATCAGCCACAGAACCCACCACGCGAATACAGGCAGCTTGGACAACGATGAAAGCTGGTATCCCGTGTCGGAGAGCAAATACAATGAAATGACCTGGTACGAGAAGCTAGGACGTTTTTATCTGCTGTTATTTGCATATCCAATTTATCTGTTTAAGCGATCGCCCGATCGGGTAGGTTCTCACTTCATGCCCGGTAGCCCGATTTTCCGTCCTTCCGAAAAAGCGGACGTATTGACGAGTTCCGCATCCTTAGTGTTAATGGTAGCCTTTTTAGGCGCGTTAACCTATCAATTTGGTTGGCTGTTTTTACTCAAATTCTACCTAGTTCCCTACGTAGTATTTGTAATCTGGCTGGATTTGGTAACATTCCTGCACCACACAGAATCCGATATTCCTTGGTATCGCGGAGATGACTGGTATTTCTTGAAAGGTGCGTTATCTACGATCGATCGCGATTATGGAATCATCAATTCCATCCATCACGACATCGGTACTCACGTAGCCCACCACATTTTCTTGACAATGCCGCACTATCACTTAAAGGAAGCAACAGAAGCAATTAAGCCTTTGTTGGGTGATTATTACCGCAAGTCAACCGATCCAATTTGGAAGAGCTTTATTCGCTCTTACTGGGATTGTCACTTTGTCTCCGATACAGGTTCTGGAGTTTACTACGAATCGCGTAACACTCGGAAATCGGCTGAAGCTAAGTAA
- a CDS encoding DUF1830 domain-containing protein — protein sequence MAQILDPVPSDADSKILCCYVNATSQIQIARICNIPNWYFERVVFPGQRLVFEAMRAAALEIHTGMMASAILSDKIPCDRLQINEGPYSNVNLSRSRGAVSGDRTPATGRPKSRQISEPLTVPALTAVD from the coding sequence ATGGCTCAAATTCTTGACCCAGTACCCTCAGACGCCGACAGCAAAATTCTCTGCTGCTACGTCAACGCCACCAGTCAGATTCAAATTGCTCGCATCTGTAACATTCCTAACTGGTATTTTGAACGAGTGGTATTTCCCGGACAGCGTTTAGTGTTTGAAGCGATGCGGGCCGCAGCATTGGAAATTCACACCGGGATGATGGCGAGTGCAATTTTGTCGGATAAAATTCCTTGCGATCGCTTGCAGATTAACGAAGGCCCCTACTCAAACGTCAATCTTAGCAGATCCCGAGGGGCAGTTTCGGGCGATCGCACGCCAGCCACCGGTCGCCCCAAATCCCGACAAATATCAGAACCTTTGACTGTACCCGCACTAACAGCCGTCGATTAA
- a CDS encoding photosystem II high light acclimation radical SAM protein, with amino-acid sequence MENQENRVLYVRLPCNPIFPIGVVYLSDHVHKLFPDVQQRIFDLGAVPPLDYAKGLDAIIDEFKPTLLVFSWRDIQIYAPVGGRGGNPLQNAFEFYYAKNLLTKFRGAIGGLRLATSYYTELWRNLGLIKRGLKRARKYCPEARAVVGGGAVSVFYEQLGRSLPTGTVVSVGEGEALLEKLIKGEDLAQERCYVVGETVPRDRLIHEKPANIEKTACNYNYIETIWPEFSYYLQDMDFYLGVQTKRGCPHNCCYCIYTVIEGKQVRINPGDEVVAEMRQLYDRGIRNFWFTDAQFIPARKFIDDAIELLQKIIASGMTDIHWAAYIRADNLTPELCDLMVKTGMNYFEIGITSGSQELVRKMRMGYNLRVVLENCHDLKAAGYNDVVSVNYSFNVIDETFETIRQTIAYHRELERIFGVDKVEPAIFFIGLQPHTILEEYAFKQDILKPDYDPMSLMPWTARKLLWNPEPLGSFFGQICLEAWQRNSNDFGREVMAILEEKLGCADLETALTAPVEVKDKQLTAVR; translated from the coding sequence ATGGAAAACCAAGAAAACCGAGTTTTGTACGTTCGCCTCCCTTGCAATCCGATTTTCCCGATCGGAGTTGTGTATCTTTCGGATCACGTGCACAAGCTGTTTCCCGATGTCCAACAGCGGATTTTCGACTTAGGCGCAGTACCGCCGCTGGATTATGCGAAAGGTTTGGATGCGATCATCGATGAGTTTAAGCCAACGCTGTTGGTTTTCTCTTGGCGGGATATTCAAATTTACGCGCCCGTCGGCGGTAGAGGCGGTAATCCGCTGCAAAATGCCTTCGAGTTTTACTACGCCAAAAATCTGCTGACCAAGTTCCGGGGTGCGATCGGGGGATTGCGTTTAGCTACGTCTTACTATACCGAACTCTGGCGCAATCTGGGACTAATTAAGCGCGGATTGAAGCGGGCCCGGAAATACTGCCCGGAAGCTCGTGCAGTGGTCGGTGGTGGCGCTGTGAGCGTGTTTTACGAGCAGTTGGGGCGCAGTTTGCCGACGGGGACAGTGGTTTCGGTGGGCGAAGGTGAAGCTTTGCTGGAGAAGTTGATTAAAGGCGAAGATTTGGCGCAGGAAAGGTGTTATGTAGTAGGAGAAACTGTACCGCGCGATCGACTAATTCACGAAAAGCCAGCCAACATCGAGAAAACGGCTTGCAATTACAACTACATCGAAACCATTTGGCCGGAATTTTCCTATTATCTACAGGATATGGACTTCTACCTCGGAGTCCAAACCAAGCGCGGCTGTCCTCACAATTGCTGTTACTGTATTTATACGGTGATTGAAGGCAAGCAAGTGCGGATCAATCCGGGGGATGAGGTGGTGGCGGAGATGCGCCAATTGTACGATCGAGGTATCCGCAACTTCTGGTTTACCGACGCTCAATTTATCCCCGCGCGCAAATTCATCGATGATGCGATCGAATTATTGCAAAAAATCATCGCCTCCGGGATGACAGACATCCACTGGGCTGCGTACATCCGCGCCGACAATCTCACACCCGAATTGTGCGATTTGATGGTAAAAACGGGAATGAATTACTTTGAAATCGGCATCACCAGCGGTTCCCAGGAACTGGTTCGCAAAATGCGGATGGGCTACAACTTGCGCGTAGTTTTGGAAAATTGCCACGATTTAAAAGCCGCCGGTTATAACGATGTAGTTTCGGTAAATTATTCATTCAACGTCATTGACGAAACCTTTGAAACCATCAGACAAACTATTGCCTATCATCGGGAATTAGAACGAATTTTCGGAGTTGACAAAGTAGAACCGGCGATTTTCTTCATCGGCTTGCAGCCGCACACAATTTTAGAAGAATATGCCTTCAAACAGGATATTCTGAAACCAGATTACGATCCGATGAGTTTGATGCCTTGGACAGCGCGCAAATTGCTGTGGAATCCCGAGCCTTTGGGTTCGTTTTTCGGACAAATTTGTTTAGAAGCTTGGCAGAGAAATTCCAATGACTTCGGGCGAGAAGTGATGGCAATATTGGAGGAAAAACTCGGCTGTGCTGATTTAGAAACAGCTTTGACTGCACCAGTTGAAGTTAAGGATAAACAGTTAACTGCTGTTCGTTGA
- a CDS encoding Rpn family recombination-promoting nuclease/putative transposase, producing MTFIDPRTDFAFKKIFASASSKPILISFLNAIIYQGNPTIQDLQIIDPYQAGEVLGSKDSYLDVKATLDNGTIVIIEMQVLNVKAFEKRIAYNAAKAYGNQLTRGKGYVNLDPVIAITITDFILFENTNKVISRFSFREEEEHFDYICPTMTLIFVELPKFHKSLDELELLVDKWIYFIKEAPSLEMIPESLETTTPIQQAFDIANAVNLSRKELDQLEAQVFYLQDQQRSREEILETGLERGLEQGLQQGLQQGLQQSLQRQINTVIRLLERKLGTLDESIKSRIAQLSSDRLDNLTEAVLDFNSADDLVNWLQEMGDRSSFS from the coding sequence ATGACATTTATCGATCCCAGGACAGATTTTGCCTTTAAGAAAATCTTTGCTTCCGCATCAAGCAAGCCAATTCTCATCAGCTTTTTAAATGCCATAATTTATCAAGGGAATCCCACGATTCAAGATTTACAAATTATCGACCCGTATCAAGCCGGAGAAGTTCTGGGTTCTAAAGACTCATATTTAGATGTCAAAGCAACCCTCGATAACGGGACGATCGTGATTATCGAAATGCAAGTTTTGAATGTTAAAGCCTTTGAAAAACGGATTGCCTACAATGCGGCGAAAGCTTACGGAAATCAACTGACGCGGGGCAAGGGCTACGTAAATTTAGACCCGGTAATTGCCATCACAATTACAGATTTTATTTTGTTTGAAAACACAAACAAAGTAATTTCACGTTTTTCTTTTAGAGAAGAGGAAGAACACTTTGATTATATCTGTCCGACAATGACGCTGATTTTTGTGGAATTACCGAAATTTCATAAATCTCTTGATGAGTTAGAGTTGCTAGTTGACAAGTGGATTTATTTCATTAAAGAAGCACCGAGTTTAGAAATGATTCCAGAATCGCTGGAAACAACTACACCAATTCAGCAAGCTTTTGATATTGCTAATGCCGTGAACCTCAGTCGCAAAGAATTAGATCAATTGGAGGCACAGGTGTTTTATCTGCAAGATCAGCAAAGGTCGAGAGAAGAAATTTTAGAAACAGGATTAGAAAGGGGTTTGGAGCAGGGTTTGCAGCAGGGTTTGCAGCAGGGTTTGCAGCAGAGTTTGCAGCGTCAAATTAATACTGTGATTCGTTTACTGGAACGAAAGTTGGGAACGTTGGATGAGTCAATTAAATCTAGGATTGCACAGTTATCTAGCGATCGACTCGATAATTTGACAGAAGCTGTGCTTGATTTTAATAGCGCGGACGATTTGGTGAATTGGTTGCAGGAAATGGGCGATCGATCTTCATTCAGTTGA
- a CDS encoding type II toxin-antitoxin system HicB family antitoxin, giving the protein MLTKYITTAMQKAIYELLEDGTFYGEIPECQGVWGNAATPEACREDLQDALEGWIILGLRFSHTLPILNGIDLNISQEVA; this is encoded by the coding sequence ATGCTTACTAAGTACATCACTACGGCCATGCAGAAAGCAATCTATGAGTTGCTTGAAGACGGTACTTTCTACGGTGAAATTCCTGAGTGTCAAGGTGTATGGGGCAATGCTGCGACGCCTGAAGCTTGCCGCGAAGATTTGCAAGACGCTTTGGAAGGATGGATTATCTTAGGGTTGCGTTTTAGCCACACTTTACCTATCCTCAACGGTATTGACCTGAATATTAGCCAAGAGGTTGCCTAA
- a CDS encoding type II toxin-antitoxin system HicA family toxin: MPTFGPISRRDLVQYLREVGFDGPYPGGKHQYMVKGELKLTIPNPHQGDISQALLSRILRQGNITRDEWEGL; this comes from the coding sequence ATGCCGACCTTTGGGCCAATTAGTCGCCGCGATTTAGTTCAGTATTTGAGAGAGGTTGGTTTTGACGGGCCTTACCCTGGTGGGAAGCATCAATACATGGTAAAAGGTGAATTGAAGCTGACAATTCCCAATCCTCATCAGGGAGATATCAGTCAAGCATTGTTATCTAGGATATTACGTCAAGGCAATATTACCAGAGATGAGTGGGAAGGGTTATAA
- a CDS encoding pre-16S rRNA-processing nuclease YqgF gives MILGFDPGKDKCGIAVMSRDKNVSYHQVILSDAAVSTIQSLCKQFPIELLVMGDQTTSKSWKQKLSQSLSPFIKIIQIDERYSSLEARTRYWEMYPPTGLTRLIPQGMRTPPRPVDDIVAIVLIERYLNKSE, from the coding sequence ATGATTTTAGGTTTCGATCCGGGTAAAGACAAGTGCGGCATCGCCGTCATGAGTAGAGACAAGAATGTTTCCTACCATCAAGTTATTCTTTCCGATGCAGCAGTATCTACCATTCAATCTCTGTGCAAGCAGTTTCCCATTGAGTTATTAGTCATGGGAGATCAAACAACTTCCAAAAGTTGGAAACAAAAACTCAGTCAGAGTTTGTCACCCTTTATAAAAATTATCCAGATTGACGAGAGATACAGCAGCTTGGAAGCCAGGACTCGTTACTGGGAAATGTACCCACCGACGGGACTTACTCGCTTGATTCCCCAGGGGATGCGGACTCCGCCGCGGCCGGTAGATGATATAGTGGCGATCGTCCTGATTGAAAGGTATTTGAACAAAAGTGAGTGA
- a CDS encoding formylglycine-generating enzyme family protein, protein MSDNQNEPREYDAVLGGQNSIPVNAAVLGGIAGVKSRLASPIVEVRIAALSEALKYGEAGLDLIIQAMQDKSMQVKFAAYSLLKDRDDLKIKPQFQDYLPIFEFDVITVDAKGKENSPRKSFAHYFPEDLGNGVVLEMVDIPGGTFMMGSPETEAGRSETESPQHQVTVPVFFAGKYPITQAQWQAVMGNNPSTVKGEKLPVETVNWNEAVEFCRQLSEKTGKNYRLLSEAEWEYACRARTTTPFYFGDTITTDLVNYDGRYPFGGAPRGPYRAQTMDVGSFPPNPFGLYDMYGQVWEWCSDRWHNSYDGAPIDGSSWESEADHYRVQRGGSRYSNAVYCRAANRNYNLARHSNGLMGFRVAVVLPLPSSPFSL, encoded by the coding sequence ATGTCAGACAATCAAAATGAACCCAGAGAATACGATGCCGTCCTTGGAGGACAAAATTCAATTCCTGTCAATGCTGCGGTACTCGGAGGCATAGCCGGTGTTAAAAGCCGCTTAGCCTCACCCATTGTCGAAGTGAGAATCGCCGCCCTCTCCGAAGCACTGAAATATGGAGAAGCAGGTTTAGATTTGATAATTCAAGCAATGCAGGATAAATCAATGCAGGTGAAATTTGCTGCCTATTCACTGCTGAAAGATCGAGATGACTTAAAGATAAAACCGCAGTTTCAAGACTATCTCCCTATATTTGAATTTGATGTCATCACAGTCGATGCAAAAGGAAAAGAAAACAGTCCCAGAAAGTCTTTTGCTCATTACTTCCCTGAAGACTTAGGTAATGGAGTTGTACTAGAAATGGTTGACATTCCTGGTGGTACATTTATGATGGGTTCACCAGAAACAGAGGCAGGTAGGAGTGAAACAGAAAGTCCGCAGCATCAAGTAACAGTACCGGTTTTTTTTGCAGGAAAATACCCCATCACTCAAGCACAGTGGCAAGCAGTGATGGGAAATAACCCATCGACCGTTAAAGGTGAAAAACTTCCTGTAGAAACAGTAAACTGGAATGAGGCTGTAGAATTTTGCCGCCAACTTTCTGAAAAAACAGGCAAGAATTATCGCTTGCTTTCGGAAGCTGAATGGGAATATGCTTGTCGCGCCAGAACTACAACACCTTTCTATTTTGGCGATACCATTACCACGGATTTAGTTAATTATGACGGGCGTTATCCCTTCGGTGGTGCACCGAGGGGACCTTACCGCGCACAAACAATGGATGTGGGGAGTTTTCCTCCGAATCCCTTTGGACTTTATGATATGTACGGTCAGGTTTGGGAATGGTGCAGCGATAGGTGGCACAATAGCTATGACGGCGCACCGATTGATGGAAGTTCTTGGGAAAGTGAAGCAGATCATTACCGGGTGCAGCGTGGAGGTTCGCGGTACAGCAATGCGGTCTATTGCCGTGCTGCCAACCGCAACTATAACTTGGCGCGCCACTCGAACGGGCTCATGGGTTTTCGCGTAGCTGTAGTTTTGCCACTTCCTTCCTCCCCGTTCTCCCTGTGA